TTTCCGTTTTCATCGACTGCCCGGATACGTTTGCCCGTGTGGGATTTCTGCGCATTCCGCATCGAGTGAACAACATGCTGGGGGCTGTTCATCATTAGCGTGGAGACGGTCCGCCAAGCGCCCGGACTGATTTCAAACTGAATGTTAATGCGAGGTGGCTCCGAAGGTTGGACAGGTGGCTCCGACATCACCTTGGGCTGTTTCTGACCTTTCGATTTGCGAACCTTCGGCCTCGCTTCTGGTTCGTCCTCCTCATCGCTCTCGCTCTCGGCGCCTGACCCGAACTCTCCCACAAGGCTCTGTTTAAACAGGGCCCACCGATCGATCTTGTCGGCATCCGGGTCATCTTCCGGCATGATCTTGAGCAGGAAATACGATGCTCCGGCATAGGCCGCCGTCCAAAAAGTAGACCACAGAAAATCCAGTCCGAAATATCGGCAGGCGGCAAAAATCACGATCGCCAGGCAAACCGTCCCGAAAATTATGTGGTTTCTGAATGAGAGCGATTTGGCCACGGCATACGACAACGCAAGGAATATCCCCCAGCAGACCAATGTATGCAGGCCAAAATGGTTGAGCGTGTAAGCGATGGTTCCCGTAATTGCGTACGGCACTACCGCCGCCGGCACGATGAGATAAAAGACCTCTGGAACTTCGCTAGATTGCGACATGCCTACCCCCCCGAATGTTAGTTGAGTTGATTTGCTGGGACTACGAATGGTGCAGGACGAGTTGCGCCCCATCATCCTCAGAGTAGAGCCATCCTCCGCTGAGCGAGCCACACCAGTCAGCCGAATTATCCCGTAGCCACTGTTCAAACTCGCCGGGCTGCGCCTCATCTTTCGCCATCAACGGGAATGTAGTGGCAGCCGTCACGGTCAGCGCATTCCTCCACAAGCCTAGCTGGAGGACCGAGTTTAGTCGGGTGCAGGGGACTATGAAGTCGGTACAGTCGACCAAAAATTCAGTTGGAAGGCTATCCGCCTGAGACCACGTCCAAGAAAGGCTCATTGCCGGCAAGAGAAGGTCGCAAGCTTCTTTGAATCGCTGCATTCCGATCAGGCGTTTGCACCGGTCGAGCAATTCCGAGGTTTCGAGATCCTCGTCGCTTGGCCAAACGACACCCCGCTTGATCGCAAAGCTTAAGGTCAGCTCTCGCGCCATCGCCTTACCGTCGCCACGAGAAGAACGGGATCTCAAGCATCATGAACAGGCTGACGACCCCCATCCAGGCGAACCAAGGCGCTCCGATCGCGATCATTGTTAGTCCGAGAGGCCACCACCAGAGGCGCACGCCGCGTAGCCACACCATCAACGGGGATGGCGGACTTGCAGGTCGAATCTGACGTGGCCCTGTTCGAGCTAGAGCGGCCTTGGCTGACACGTAGGTGAACTTCGATCCGGCGGACTTCTTCGATGCCCTTGGTCGCTTTGCTTGCTTTACCTTTTTGGTGGGGTTGATCGTGCGGACCGTTCTTTTCGTCCCGAGCGTCGGGTGGTGCTCGGTGATGTAGACCCTGGTTTTACCGCTGCTCGGGATCGATTCCGTGATCCGAGTGCTTCCAGATTTATAGCTGGTGGAACGCGTGGTTTTCCCGGTGTTGCTAGTCGTCTTGGTGGTCCTCTGACCTGCACTACCGGATTTCCATGATCGGCGCTTCGACCAATTAGCCATTTGACCCCCGAACGCGGCAATTTGATCTGGAAGACCAAGCCGTAATGGCAGTTTCCATAACCCAATATGGGATATTCCAAAAGGGGTTTTAGCCCTGTCGGGGACCATGCCCCGATCCGTCTTCACCGAGCCTTATGCAGCTCTCATCCAAGCGCTTATTGACGCTCGTGGTCAGGCCCGGCTGCGTCAGGAGGACGTGGCTAGTCGGCTCAGAAAGCCTCAGTCTTTTGTTTCGAAGGTGGAGCGGGGTGAAAGGCGGCTCGATCTTGTCGAGTTTATCGTTTTCGCTCGGGCTTTGGATGCCGATCCTGTGGCAATCCTTGTGAAACTTCAGAGCGAGGTTCCCGCAGGCTTCATCATTTGATCGGTCGAGGCGCTAATCCTTGAAGAATTTCGTTAAGGTAGCTCGGGGCGCAGGCGCTTCGTACGGTTTTATAGTCAGCACCTCTTGATCGGCCCGACGAGCTTCCAGCTCAGCCTCGTTGCCCCACTTTAAAAACTTTCCGCAACGACCGCATTCCACACGATATCGATGAGGGTAATCGGGGGCACACTCAATCCATTTGGTCGATTTCGGCTTGCAGTGGCAATTGCGCTGTGCCGTTTTCATGTTGGCCTCGTCACGAGATTAGCTGACCCCGAGCGATCGATTTGCTTCCACAAATGCATTGCCCTTCTTGTTGGCGGGAATCGCTCCGCTTCCGGCCGACTGCGGTGGGATCGGGATCTCTGCTATTAAATCCCTCGTAGCGACGAGCAAAGCGGCCCCAGTCGTCTGACGATTCGATCACGAAGCCCCTGTTACCGCAGGCGTTGCAGATTGCTTCATAGCGATCGTGCTCCCATCCCATTAGCCAGTAATCGCCTGCAGGGCCTCTGCCTGCAACAAAATTTGGCCACAGGGGAGTAGCGCCTAGCTCAATATTTTAATTGGCTACAACAGCAGCATAAATTCCACGCCGGACTTGTTGTGGCCGCCCGATAGTGAGTTGTTACCTGTCGGAAACTTTATGGACGTTCGAAAATGGTCGCCCTGCTTCGACCCATGCGCGCAGCTCCGGCACCGAAAAAGGTAGAATTTTCCTAGGTCGGCGGTGCGCTTTCCGGTGACAGATCGGGCACAATATCTCCAAATGGCTCGCAACGGTCGTGCGTACACCCATTGCAAGCGGCGTGGGATGGTGCGCGTCGAATAGCGATTTGTCGTCATTGGAAAACTCGCACGCTTCACAGCGGTAAGTTCCATATTTGGCATGGTTCAACCGCTTAGCTTCCTCCCGGAGGGCAGGATCACGCTCGGCAACCAGCTGCAACTTCCAAAGCTGTTCACCCTCCTCCGCAGACATGTTTCGCGGAGGACGATTGTGGTACGTGTATAACAACTGGGGTTCGCCAGCGTCGTAAAGATTATTGGGGAGCGGCAGATCGACCCTATCCAATGGCCAACCCCGAAGCGCTTGCCAGAGGTCATCGATGGCCGCAGGACGGATCGTGCCGTCCATCATCCCGGAAAACATGCCCAGATCGGCAAACCCGAGATCGCGCACCAGGTGCGGGAACCCTCGGAAGCGATAGACTTCATGCGCAAGAACGGCGACTGGCCACTGCTTCAATTCGCCCGCTAGGGCCTCTCCCAATATGACCTTCGTTGGTCCGTAGACCGTTCCCACCCGGATCAAATTAACAGCACTGCCATGAACGTTGCTCTGCGCATTTGCCCCAGCACCCACCGCAATCACGTAGGGGCGCTTTACGGCACGGTCAGCGATGCTCGCAGCGACAGAGAAAAATTGCGTGGGGTTAGTAGGTGAACCGCGACCGCCACAGCAGATAGCCAGCTCCGTAATTTCGCTCCAGACTGCTGTGATGCCCATGAGGTCACCTGCTTTGACGCCCAGGCGATCCATCGTTTCGACATCGTCTCCCGCGACAACTCCAGCGAGGTCCCGCAGCGGGGCAGGCGTCGTTGGCACATCGTATGATCTGATTAATCTGCTGATTAGAGCTTCGTTCGTAGGGCCAACATTTTGGGCAGGCTTGTAGCCGTCGATCCATTTCCTGCCCATCCTGTCTAGCACGGCGGAGATGTTGGCCATGCGGAAGTCGACTGACCCCTCCGACCGACCGGCCAATGGCCCGGCGACCAATTCTCGGCGCACCGCTGACTTGTTGACGGCGCGAGCTGCCTGTTCGGCGGCTAACATCTCCATGTAAGCGCCCACCGCCGCCGTTATTTCGTCTTCGCTCCAGACCTCCGATGCCATTTACCCTCCCGCTGCATTGGCATCTAACCGGTCCATGAGGAGGGCCGCAATGGTGTAGGAAGCGGAATGGCCGCTGCTTCGCCTAGCTGGATAGCCGCTGAGAGATCCCACAGGCTGTATGGTTAAGTTTAAGTCATCTTGCGAACCCGTAACAGTCTGTTAGTCTTTGACTCCACTGAGTTCCACGCGGAGGTAGCGAATGTCTGACGATCAAGGCAGCCATAACGACGAGACCATCGGCCTTGCGTTCGCAGCCATGGCAACCGCCGATTTTGCTAGGGCGAATATCGCGCGTTATCTCGCCCTCCACGGCTCCGATGCCGAGGCCAGTCACTACAAGATGAAGATCGCGTCCACCGCGGCGCACTACAATATGAAGATCACGGCATCGCCCGCTCATTATAACATGCGGATTGCTCAGGACGCCGGCACCGGGATTGATGCGATCGTCGATCAGAGTGTCGAGCTTGCCGCGAAGACGCTGCAAGGGTTCCTCGATTCCCGCAAAGGCTAGCAACTAGTGGCTCCGGTCGATTCCCGCCGCGAGTTCAGCCTCAGCTTTCTGCAGCGCGACCGAGTGAATGCATCGCTCCACGCGCTGTCCGACTTTGCTGTGCTGACGGGCGACGAACGCCCCATCCCCTCGCGCTGGTGGAACGCTTTGCGCGCTGTGCAGCACCAGGAGCTTCCTCCCCGCACCTCGGATGAGACGGCGCTGATCTGGTACGATGGCCCGGGTCACCCCTACGAACGCGCATTGTCGTCGTTGATGGGCGGCGTCGATGCGAGTGTACATGGCAGAGTGATCGATCCCGTCGCTCGAGCGGCCATCGAAGCAGGCGCGGTCGCCGCCTTTCGCCGTTTTGAGTTCGTGTTTCCGCAGACCTTTCGCTGCTTCCACGACTTCATCGCAGCAGTGATCCTAGCCCGCCGTGACGATTATTCGGGCGGAACGGTCTCCAATCGAATTGGCCTCATCTGGCTCGGACCGGAGCTGCACTGGACGGATCTGGACTGGCTGGAGAACCTCGTCCACGAATTCGTGCATAATGCACTGTTCTTGGAAGATCTGGTTCATCACGTGCTGATCGGCGGCGGCGACACACTAGAGCAGCCCGAAGCGCTCACGCTCAGCGCAATCCGTCAGGTCAAGCGCGGTTACGACAAAGCCTATCATTCGGCCTTCGTGTCGTTCACCGTAATTGAAATGTACCATGCGGTCGGTCGAAGCGATCTGGCGGAGCCGTACATTGCGCCCCTCCTACTGTCCTGCGAAGAACTGGTTAACAACAGGCGCTTTGCCACGCAGCATGGACACCTTCTTCTGGAGGAGCTCGTGGCCGGAGCATTGAGTCTCCCAAGGAACGTGCACAACGCAGAAGCGGCTTGAGCTCTCGCTCGGGAGAAAAGTTGCGCGTAGATGAGCATAAGTGCGCCGGCAAGTGGCGGCGTCGCAGCGCTCGCGGAAGGGGGGAGTCAGTGATGGCTAAGATGGTTGTTTGCGCTGCTTTGGCGGCGGCGGGGATTGCTATTCCTGTAGGTCCTGTCCGTGCTCAACAGATCGGGACGGAAGCACCCAACAGCGAATGGGAACTCGGCGTCGAAGTCGATGCCGGCCCCGTGCTCGGTAAAAACCTGCCGCTAAACAACGAGAGCAAGGGAACGGATTACAGCGAATATGCCGTTATCTCCTCGCTGAAGAAGAAGAGAGCCGTCGGCAATCTCTCGGTCAAAGCCACCGGGGGATTGGTATTCAACTCCGATGTGTTCGGGCCGGACGACGAAACTTACTATTACGGAGAGCTGACGCTGGGCGGCGATCCCTATTCGCTTCGCGACCTTCGCTTCGACAAGGACGACGCGGATGCTGTCGAAGATCAGATCACGCCAACGCTGTCGGTCAAGCATTCCGAAGTGTATTCGGGGTTCCTTCACAGTTATGCACGCCGCGAAACGACATTGACCGGTGGCGTCACTTTCAAGGACGTCCGGACGATCGTCTGCCCTCTTGGCAAGCCAGGCCGGGTGGGCGATCAGGTCTGTAGCAATGATCCCGGATTCTCATACAAGCTGGCGCTCCAGGTCACGAAACTCTGGTCGGATGATCCGGGGGAAAGGCGATGGGCTCCGAAGGCGAAGCTTGCCTTGGCTGGACCTGTGGTCAAGGACAGCTTCCTCATCTTCGGTCGCGCTGAATATGAATATCGCTTCTACGAAGCTGGCGTGCCCGGCATTAGCCGCAGTCGCCGCGACCACCGCGTCATGTTTGCCGCCGGACTTGATTTTGCTCCCCTGTTCGGGCGCTATACCGACCTGGTCGACACGGCCGAACTTGGCGTCATGTACCTCGGCAGACGGTCTACAGACGACACCCAGGACTTTGATCGGGCCTATTTCTCACCGTCTCTGGTGCTCATCAAAGCCTTTTAGAAGTCGCGGCCTGAAACTCAGAGAATTTCCTCGAAACGTTCTTATGATGCCGGGTGAGGGACGTCCGCTAATCAGGCTCATGTGGCGGCGTTGGACACAAGCTTCCGCTCAACAGCGGGTTGTGGAATGAGCAGGATGGCTGCACTTGGCGCTAGGGCGACGTGCGCTCTGTATGCAGAGTCGGCTATCCGTTCTCGCTCAACCAAAAGCCGATCTTCCGCTTTCAACGGATAGCCGACGCCTCTAGCGAGTTAGACGGAGGGCGGCCTTCGGACCAGATCTGTTGAATTTGTAACGGTCGATTAGGGGTGCATAACTGACGGTCTGTCAGGAAAGTCGGTGAGGGCTAATCCGCATCACTCGCGTCCCCAAAAGCGCAACCAGTGAGAACTACCCACCGACTCCATCCAACGGATATTCTGTTCAACAGATCGCTAATATGCTGAGCCGGGGCGGGGCGCTTCCGTCATCCAGCCACTATGGTGGCAACTTCTAATCGTCGCAAATGCCGACATTGTCGCTGAAACCCGAAGATAACAGGTAGAGAATCGAGCCGAATTTTCTATTTAATTGGCTACAATATCAGCAGGTTGTGGCCGCCCGCCGCCGCTATCTCCAACGCGCGCTTGGCGGTTTCCTGACCCCTGACCTGCCTGAGGTCGGCCGTCGGGACGGGCAGGTCGGCGCTGCCGGGCTGCGGTGGGGTCAGCGGCGCTCCGCCCTTGAAATGGCCGATCAGCGAAAGGAGATCGGGCGCGCCGATCACCTCGATCGTGCCGGCCCATGCCGCCTCGGGTCCCTGCGCTGCCGGGCAGACGAGGCCAAGCCCGCGTTCGGAGGCGTGGAGCGCGGCCAGCAGCACGCCCGGCGCGGGGGCGACGCGGCCGTCCAGCCCCAGTTCGCCGACCACGACATAGTCGGCCAGGGTCTCGGCATCGATCACCCCCATGGCGCCGAGCAGGCCCAGCGCGATCGGCAGGTCGTAATGCGATCCCTCCTTGGGGAGATCGGCGGGAGAAAGATTGACGGTGATCCGCTTGGGCGGCAGTGCCAGCCCGATCGCGGACAGCGCTGCGCGCACCCGCTCGCGGCTTTCCGCGACCGCCTTGTCGGGCAGGCCGACGACGACGAAGGCGGGCATGCCGGGTGCGACCTGCACCTGCACTTCCACCGCGCGTGCCTCCAGCCCGAGAAACGCGACCGTTGCGACATGCGCCACCATATACCAGCCCCCGGAAGCCCGATCCGGGGATCAAGGCCGATGTTCGCGGACTGTTCTTGCGGTGGCGGCGGCCCGA
The sequence above is drawn from the Rhizorhabdus dicambivorans genome and encodes:
- a CDS encoding helix-turn-helix domain-containing protein, encoding MPRSVFTEPYAALIQALIDARGQARLRQEDVASRLRKPQSFVSKVERGERRLDLVEFIVFARALDADPVAILVKLQSEVPAGFII
- a CDS encoding HNH endonuclease, yielding MASEVWSEDEITAAVGAYMEMLAAEQAARAVNKSAVRRELVAGPLAGRSEGSVDFRMANISAVLDRMGRKWIDGYKPAQNVGPTNEALISRLIRSYDVPTTPAPLRDLAGVVAGDDVETMDRLGVKAGDLMGITAVWSEITELAICCGGRGSPTNPTQFFSVAASIADRAVKRPYVIAVGAGANAQSNVHGSAVNLIRVGTVYGPTKVILGEALAGELKQWPVAVLAHEVYRFRGFPHLVRDLGFADLGMFSGMMDGTIRPAAIDDLWQALRGWPLDRVDLPLPNNLYDAGEPQLLYTYHNRPPRNMSAEEGEQLWKLQLVAERDPALREEAKRLNHAKYGTYRCEACEFSNDDKSLFDAHHPTPLAMGVRTTVASHLEILCPICHRKAHRRPRKILPFSVPELRAWVEAGRPFSNVHKVSDR
- a CDS encoding aKG-HExxH-type peptide beta-hydroxylase, with amino-acid sequence MAPVDSRREFSLSFLQRDRVNASLHALSDFAVLTGDERPIPSRWWNALRAVQHQELPPRTSDETALIWYDGPGHPYERALSSLMGGVDASVHGRVIDPVARAAIEAGAVAAFRRFEFVFPQTFRCFHDFIAAVILARRDDYSGGTVSNRIGLIWLGPELHWTDLDWLENLVHEFVHNALFLEDLVHHVLIGGGDTLEQPEALTLSAIRQVKRGYDKAYHSAFVSFTVIEMYHAVGRSDLAEPYIAPLLLSCEELVNNRRFATQHGHLLLEELVAGALSLPRNVHNAEAA